A region of Leishmania infantum JPCM5 genome chromosome 31 DNA encodes the following proteins:
- a CDS encoding putative dynein-associated protein — protein sequence MNKANPSAAEREAHLQNVEDTLNRIAHHKGVLGYFIMEPQKGKLLSFAGFRGSSREAHRYADTLKGFIDLTTSTVRTIDWKEEMTFLRISCDTVDILVAPDANKEYTMVVVQTVKGRCAGGDT from the coding sequence ATGAACAAGGCGAACCCCTCGGCAGCGGAGCGTGAGGCCCACCTTCAGAATGTGGAGGACACACTGAACCGCATTGCTCACCACAAAGGGGTGCTGGGCTACTTTATCATGGAGCCGCAGAAGGGGAAGCTGCTTAGTTTTGCAGGCTTTCGGGGGAGCTCCAGAGAGGCGCATCGCTACGCTGACACGTTGAAGGGGTTCATCGACCTCACCACCTCCACTGTTCGAACCATCGACTGGAAAGAGGAGATGACATTTCTGCGAATTAGCTGCGACACTGTCGACATTCTCGTCGCACCGGACGCAAACAAAGAGTACACGATGGTGGTCGTCCAAACGGTCAAAGGGAGGTGCGCCGGAGGTGACACATGA
- a CDS encoding putative protein kinase, giving the protein MSAFSSVLGAPGATGDVKYVKKKLIGTGSYGEAWLVERASDKAIFVAKTMDLGKMSSRDRTYAYSEIKCLASCHHPNIIKYIEDKEDNEHLLIVMEFADSGDLDRQIKARATDFKHFQEHEALFLFLQLCLALDHIHGHKMLHRDIKGANVLLTSTGLIKIGDFGFSHQYDDTVSGVVANTFCGTPYYLAPELWNNQRYSKKADVWSLGVLLYEIMALKRPFTSTNMKGLMAKVLSGDYEPLPEVYSADFRDVVRKILVCDAAQRPSVRDIFRFPYVREGLKVFMHTMKKNSRIDNEVKDALMEHVTEILSSESVEVPKSTPVGQINKDVFFSGYLNKLKGGDNHSWKRRYLQVQKGHFIMSDKESDTEGKALSLEHIQSVCPVPVSTAKREHVFALHTTSGKSMWFEAASLENMEEWIHAIQCGLGVA; this is encoded by the coding sequence ATGAGCGCCTTCTCGTCCGTCCTCGGTGCGCCAGGTGCGACTGGAGATGTCAAGTACGTAAAGAAGAAGCTCATTGGTACCGGCTCGTACGGTGAGGCCTGGCTGGTGGAGCGGGCTAGCGACAAGGCGATCTTCGTTGCGAAAACAATGGACCTCGGGAAGATGTCATCGCGTGATCGTACGTACGCGTACAGCGAAATCAAGTGTCTTGCGAGCTGCCACCATCCAAACATCATCAAGTACATCGAAGACAAGGAAGATAATGAGCATTTGCTCATTGTAATGGAGTTCGCCGACTCGGGTGACCTTGACCGCCAGATCAAGGCGCGTGCGACCGACTTCAAGCACTTCCAAGAGCACGAGGcacttttcctttttctgcAGCTGTGTCTTGCGTTAGACCACATCCACGGCCACAAGATGTTGCATCGTGACATCAAGGGAGCCAATGTACTCCTTACCTCAACCGGGCTGATCAAGATTGGCGACTTCGGGTTCAGTCACCAGTATGATGACACCGTGTCCGGAGTCGTGGCAAACACCTTTTGTGGCACACCGTACTACCTTGCGCCGGAGCTGTGGAACAACCAACGCTACAGCAAAAAGGCAGACGTGTGGTCACTGGGTGTTCTACTGTACGAAATCATGGCGCTGAAGCGCCCATTTACCTCCACCAACATGAAGGGTCTCATGGCCAAAGTGCTTAGTGGAGACTACGAGCCGCTCCCCGAGGTGTACTCGGCCGACTTTAGGGATGTGGTCCGCAAGATCCTTGTCtgtgatgcggcgcagcggccgagCGTGCGGGACATTTTCCGGTTCCCCTACGTGCGGGAGGGTCTGAAGGTGTTTATGCATACTATGAAGAAGAATTCGCGAATTGACAACGAGGTAAAGGACGCACTGATGGAGCACGTAACGGAGATCCTGTCTAGCGAGTCTGTCGAGGTGCCCAAGAGCACCCCTGTCGGTCAGATCAACAAGGATGTCTTTTTCTCCGGGTACCTGAACAAGCTGAAGGGCGGCGACAACCACTCATGGAAGAGGCGGTACCTTCAGGTACAGAAGGGTCATTTCATTATGTCTGACAAGGAGTCCGACACCGAGGGAAAGGCACTGAGCCTGGAGCACATTCAGAGTGTGTGCCCGGTCCCTGTGAGTACGGCGAAGCGCGAGCACGTCTTCGCGCTTCACACGACGAGTGGCAAGTCGATGTGGTTTGAAGCCGCGTCGCTAGAGAACATGGAGGAGTGGATTCACGCGATCCAGTGCGGCCTTGGTGTTGCGTGA
- a CDS encoding histone H4, with amino-acid sequence MAKGKRSADAKGSQRRQKKVLRDNIRGITRGCVRRMARRGGVKRISSEVYEEVRRVLKAYVEDIVRCSTAYTEYARKKTVTACDVVNALRKQGHILYGYA; translated from the coding sequence ATGGCCAAGGGCAAGCGCTCCGCTGATGCCAAGGGCAGCCAGAGGCGCCagaagaaggtgctgcgcgacaacATCCGCGGCATCACTCGCGGCTGCGTCCGCCGCAtggcgcgccgcggtggcgtgaAGCGCATCTCGAGCGAGGTGTACGAagaggtgcgccgcgtgctgaaGGCCTACGTGGAGGACAttgtgcgctgcagcacggcctaCACCGAGTACGCGCGCAAGAAgacggtgacggcgtgcGATGTTGTgaacgcgctgcgcaagcaaGGCCACATCCTCTACGGCTACGCGTAA
- the SCG5 gene encoding phosphoglycan beta 1,3 galactosyltransferase 5: MREENNAPPAWAPRDTHRADPLQLLSSPQKHCGLSSAAESGQGCHSRSRGKPEVDSTREASGDKSSASTLSRNDDFLNEVAQTHSFRFCGRPRRSAAQCLRSQIQKRFLVALAVLLALIVMVHCAISRFTINVGSQQKRSIRLSKEAARRSEFPSPFSVLVHHETAVERLTTTQRGLAASETDSLVRLDPDQLPSWTLRVIDEDCTMCFDNVTYASAVAANAGRSTDRTGNQRLKGLSVFATTSAPLGLMGPMLFAMASVTDDVDVAAELPRWQWVTRSYAQQRGFVHASQSRGTGERPRHLIVMGIPSTDQPKRYPLRDAQRATWLTYREVARTDNNFTGALLQLYVFAAAERDSEDTTHSTVDVAQLAPTVSEYAAATAQHLTVDDGDVNSAPTYVQRRVVLRDGWRDIPRSDDAVWKSPCAGVRTSVVTRASLVDGTSPLAALSAQLSLPVTPAFTAAAQYVCHVSAALWQEALHHRNSLWLDFLTDRKPTTKKKMGDAISWGIPTEVGMTQKVVIWLNYAYTAFPDVPYIMKGDDDTYLKVPQYLSDLRHVRGGWAKPRNLTATIPHKGVVPPTLGIDDAEECLYRVWWWYDNHNVAFGHGPGYALDRRLIQAVLNPFDITNQRLLMLLTVPYTFMYNSHYASLLMQHEDLFVGRQLQSLSVRVKEVCTKRPLRYVSDKEPRSLQVLRPAPSHQTWTWSSVLLHYAMPAIPYFIHYYFKHEFEVAEAAKGALKQGIDASAIDANATQKMKEWVASQVPTTLADLKRVQNVSWVRGDPRTAYVVAEGDGVAVYDIAYRPRNTTLVECAIESGK; the protein is encoded by the coding sequence ATGCGAGAGGAGAACAAtgcgccaccggcgtggGCTCCCAGGGACACGCACCGCGCCGACCCTCTTCAGCTGCTTTCCTCCCCTCAGAAGCACTGCGGgctgagcagcgctgcggagaGCGGACAGGGCTGTCACTCGCGCTCACGCGGCAAGCCGGAGGTGGATTCGACTCGAGAGGCGAGCGGTGATAAGAGTAGCGCCAGCACACTGTCGAGAAACGATGACTTCTTGAATGAAGTAGCACAGACCCACTCGTTCAGATTTTGCGGACGTCCTCGACGATCCGCGGCACAGTGTCTGCGTTCACAAATTCAAAAACGTTTCCTGGTTGCGCTAGCCGTCTTACTTGCTCTCATAGTCATGGTTCACTGTGCTATCAGCCGATTCACGATCAATGTAGGCTCACAACAGAAGCGGTCGATACGGTTGTCAAAGGAGGCGGCCCGTCGATCTGAGTTTCCATCGCCGTTTTCCGTCCTCGTGCATCACGAGACTGCTGTTGAGCGGTTGACGACCACACAGCGCGGTCTTGCTGCCTCTGAAACTGACTCTCTGGTGCGACTGGACCCTGATCAGCTGCCTTCGTGGACGCTGCGCGTGATCGACGAGGACTGCACGATGTGCTTCGACAACGTCACGTACGCTTCTGCGGTTGCTGCGAATGCGGGGAGATCGACTGACAGGACGGGAAACCAGAGGCTGAAAGGGCTTTCCGTGTTCGCGACAACATCTGCGCCGCTGGGCCTCATGGGGCCCATGTTGTTTGCCATGGCGAGCGTGACGGACGACGTGGACGTAGCAGCTGAACTGCCGCGGTGGCAATGGGTGACCCGGTCgtacgcgcagcagcgcggcttCGTCCACGCGTCGCAGTCGAGGGGCACAGGTGAGCGACCGCGGCACTTGATCGTGATGGGCATACCTTCAACGGACCAGCCGAAGCGCTACCCGCTGCGGGACGCGCAGCGGGCGACGTGGTTGACGTACCGAGAGGTTGCGCGCACCGACAACAACTTTactggcgcgctgctgcagctctacgtgttcgctgctgcggagcgTGATTCTGAGGACACAACGCATTCCACCGTggacgtggcgcagctggcccCAACAGTGAGCGAGTAcgccgcagcgactgcgCAGCATCTGACGGTGGATGACGGTGACGTCAACAGTGCCCCCACGTACGTGCAGCGTCGCGTGGTGCTGCGTGATGGGTGGCGCGACATCCCAAGAAGCGATGACGCGGTGTGGAAGTCACCCTGCGCTGGTGTAAGGACCTCCGTGGTTACTAGGGCAAGTCTTGTGGACGGGACCTCGCCCCTCGCGGCTCTTTCAGCCCAGTTGTCGCTGCCCGTGACACCTGCCttcacagcagcggcgcagtaCGTGTGCCACGTGTCCGCTGCATTgtggcaggaggcgctgcaccaccgcaacTCGCTGTGGCTGGACTTTTTGACGGACCGCAAGCCGAccacgaaaaagaaaatggGCGATGCGATATCGTGGGGTATCCCGACAGAAGTAGGCATGACTCAAAAGGTCGTGATATGGCTCAACTACGCGTACACTGCCTTCCCAGACGTGCCGTACATCATgaagggcgacgacgacacgtACTTGAAGGTGCCACAGTACTtgagcgacctgcggcaTGTGCGCGGTGGGTGGGCAAAACCGCGCAACTTGACGGCGACCATTCCCCACAAAGGGGTTGTCCCACCGACACTGGGCAtcgacgacgcggaggaaTGCCTGTATCgagtgtggtggtggtacgACAATCATAACGTTGCATTTGGCCACGGTCCTGGCTATGCACTAGACCGTCGCCTCATCCAAGCTGTACTGAACCCATTCGATATCACCAACCAACGTTTGCTGATGCTATTAACGGTGCCGTACACCTTCATGTATAACAGTCATTATGCGAGCTTGCTCATGCAGCACGAGGACCTTTTCGTGGGACGGCAATTGCAAAGTCTTTCTGTTAGGGTGAAAGAAGTTTGCACGAAGCGTCCACTGCGCTACGTATCGGACAAAGAACCACGCTCGCTCCAGGTTCTCAGACCCGCGCCCTCCCATCAGACCTGGACATGGAGCTCGGTACTGCTGCACTATGCTATGCCGGCGATTCCTTATTTCATCCACTACTACTTCAAGCACGAGTTCGAGGTAGCCGAGGCGGCTAAAGGGGCACTTAAGCAGGGCATCGATGCCAGCGCCATCGATGCGAATGCCACACAGAAAATGAAGGAGTGGG